A window from Listeria seeligeri serovar 1/2b str. SLCC3954 encodes these proteins:
- a CDS encoding MATE family efflux transporter produces the protein MSSVQKVASLSLFTLAWPIFLEQFLRLMISYIDVFMLGHYSDDAVAATGVANQILVISIIIYGFISVGVQIIVAQMIGAKKHKEIENVITNGLVVAFLIGIVMSIIFIFMSKNFLTWMGIDPHLVEVGAPFLEIIGGSSVVIAIHASILPILRAHGYVRQSILVPVTISIINVVGNYLFLYGPLAYLDYGVAGVGISTAVANFVGMVLAILMLRKYIGYTFHFKKLEQVSKKLLYSILRLGLPSAGENLSYAGSQLVVTAIIAILGTEALTTKVYASTVSQFVALFAIALGQASQIIIGRAVGAKEIDKAYKQGLRSWKIGLVVAIVVSVSIYLFAEPIMGLFTTNTEIIAMTKELFLLSIFLELGRATNIIIISSLNSTGDVRFPFICGLIVMWIVSLPFSYVLGISAGLGLVGVWLAYIIDEGVRAVLMYRRWRSKVWSLKSII, from the coding sequence GTGAGCTCAGTTCAAAAGGTCGCAAGTCTAAGTTTGTTTACACTTGCTTGGCCGATTTTCTTAGAACAATTTTTACGATTAATGATTAGTTATATTGATGTCTTTATGTTAGGGCATTATTCGGATGATGCGGTTGCTGCTACAGGGGTTGCCAATCAAATTCTTGTGATTTCCATTATTATCTATGGCTTTATCAGTGTTGGGGTCCAAATCATCGTAGCGCAAATGATAGGGGCTAAAAAGCATAAAGAAATCGAAAATGTCATTACAAATGGCTTAGTGGTTGCTTTCTTAATTGGTATTGTGATGAGTATTATCTTTATTTTTATGTCGAAAAACTTCTTAACTTGGATGGGAATTGATCCGCATTTAGTGGAAGTTGGCGCGCCGTTTTTAGAAATTATTGGCGGAAGTTCTGTAGTGATTGCAATCCATGCTTCTATTTTGCCGATACTTCGGGCGCATGGTTATGTAAGGCAGTCGATTTTAGTACCTGTAACAATTAGCATTATCAATGTGGTTGGTAATTATTTATTCCTTTATGGACCGCTTGCCTACTTAGATTATGGCGTGGCTGGAGTTGGTATTTCTACTGCTGTTGCCAATTTTGTCGGTATGGTACTGGCGATTTTGATGTTAAGAAAATACATCGGCTATACTTTCCATTTCAAAAAATTGGAACAAGTGTCGAAAAAACTACTTTATTCGATTTTACGTCTTGGGTTACCTTCTGCTGGCGAAAACTTGTCCTATGCAGGCTCTCAGCTTGTCGTTACAGCAATTATTGCCATTCTCGGGACAGAAGCACTAACAACGAAAGTCTATGCTTCTACAGTTAGCCAGTTCGTCGCCTTATTCGCGATTGCACTCGGACAAGCCTCACAAATAATTATCGGACGAGCTGTTGGTGCGAAGGAAATTGATAAAGCGTACAAACAAGGTCTACGTAGTTGGAAAATTGGCTTAGTTGTCGCTATCGTTGTCAGTGTCTCGATTTATCTTTTTGCCGAACCAATTATGGGGTTATTTACGACAAACACAGAAATTATCGCAATGACCAAAGAATTATTCTTACTTTCCATTTTCCTTGAACTTGGTCGTGCTACAAATATCATTATAATTAGCAGTCTGAATTCAACTGGGGATGTTCGCTTTCCATTCATATGCGGTCTTATTGTTATGTGGATAGTTAGTTTGCCGTTCTCGTATGTACTCGGAATTTCTGCTGGCCTCGGACTTGTAGGTGTTTGGCTTGCTTACATTATAGATGAAGGTGTGCGAGCAGTTTTAATGTATAGAAGATGGCGAAGTAAAGTCTGGTCGCTAAAATCAATCATATAA
- a CDS encoding PadR family transcriptional regulator: protein MEVNPQFKKGVLELCCLFLIQKKDCYGYELANQVSKYIEVAEGAIYPVLRRLVKEEYCSTYLVESNEGPSRKYYQLTVKGEIYLNELISEWNNFTDSVSKLLTEEEAENE from the coding sequence ATGGAAGTTAACCCACAGTTCAAAAAAGGCGTGTTAGAACTTTGCTGTTTATTTTTAATTCAAAAGAAAGATTGTTATGGCTATGAGTTAGCAAATCAAGTTTCGAAATATATCGAAGTAGCGGAAGGTGCTATTTACCCTGTACTTAGAAGACTTGTTAAAGAAGAGTATTGCTCTACTTATTTAGTTGAGTCCAATGAAGGACCATCAAGAAAATATTATCAGCTAACCGTAAAAGGTGAGATTTACTTGAATGAGCTTATCTCTGAATGGAATAATTTTACAGACAGTGTGTCAAAGCTTTTAACTGAGGAGGAAGCGGAAAATGAATAA
- a CDS encoding DUF4097 family beta strand repeat-containing protein gives MPKRHLRSKLFFAGLVLFIIGAIGVGFTMKSGEMIEKGEPLTKTWDLADSDINKIAFSSSRDTLIEWKKSTSGKNYVELSGNYSENDKADIEKLKATSSDGTSFDLTVPEENVWFNFGKIYAYGQQKLTVYLTEDTKVDNLKLNSHSGDMTVSNFKVKNFVSTTSSGELKVNKIEADNVNASSNSGDIELTDIKADTTLENSSGETTITNLTGDLQVEGNSGDVTVSGVKAKNTKIAVDSGEIELANSDIAELVTLTSSSGDISTLDTKGKMHVESSSGSVDLERLTSNLNAKTNSGDIDASFINDAKDIKVYTDSGEIDLKVPADFKAVYEVNTNSGSVKKPTSETNTKNQVTADSSSGDITIEK, from the coding sequence ATGCCTAAACGTCATTTGAGAAGCAAACTATTTTTCGCTGGTTTAGTATTATTTATTATTGGAGCAATCGGCGTTGGATTTACAATGAAATCTGGAGAAATGATTGAAAAAGGAGAACCGCTTACGAAAACTTGGGATTTAGCGGACTCTGATATTAATAAAATTGCTTTTTCTTCCAGTCGTGATACATTAATCGAATGGAAAAAGAGCACTTCAGGAAAAAACTATGTAGAACTTAGTGGTAATTATTCTGAAAACGATAAAGCAGACATTGAGAAATTAAAGGCTACTTCATCTGATGGTACTTCTTTTGATTTAACTGTACCGGAAGAGAATGTTTGGTTTAACTTTGGGAAAATATACGCATACGGACAACAAAAACTAACTGTCTATTTAACAGAAGATACTAAAGTTGATAATTTAAAACTGAACTCCCATTCTGGAGATATGACTGTTTCTAATTTCAAAGTGAAGAATTTTGTTAGTACGACAAGTTCTGGTGAGTTGAAAGTAAATAAAATCGAAGCAGATAATGTGAACGCTTCTTCTAATTCGGGTGATATCGAATTAACAGATATTAAAGCAGATACGACACTAGAAAATAGCTCTGGTGAAACAACTATCACCAACCTAACTGGTGATTTACAAGTTGAAGGTAATTCCGGCGATGTAACTGTTTCTGGAGTAAAAGCAAAAAACACCAAAATTGCCGTAGATTCTGGTGAAATAGAACTTGCAAATAGTGACATTGCTGAATTAGTCACATTAACTTCAAGCTCTGGTGATATTTCTACCCTTGATACTAAAGGGAAAATGCATGTAGAGTCAAGTTCAGGATCGGTTGATTTAGAACGCCTTACAAGTAATTTGAATGCAAAAACGAACTCCGGCGATATTGACGCGTCATTTATTAACGATGCTAAAGATATCAAAGTGTACACAGATTCAGGGGAAATTGACTTGAAAGTGCCTGCCGATTTCAAAGCAGTTTATGAAGTAAATACAAACTCTGGCTCAGTAAAAAAACCAACAAGTGAGACAAATACGAAAAACCAGGTAACTGCAGATTCCAGTTCTGGTGATATAACCATCGAAAAATAA
- a CDS encoding biotin transporter BioY, producing MRDQKLKFLVVDSLFAVIIAILAQVAIPLGPIPLTGQTFAIGLAATILGARHGTISVLVYIVLGAVGIPVFQGMTAGIGIIFGPTGGFIIGFIFNALLTGWLLEKTKFTVPFAIIANILGAIVTLIFGVLWLKVSTGLDWPAAFLTGMVPFIIPGIIKAVFAAILGILIRDRLLKAKLLKAS from the coding sequence ATGCGTGATCAAAAGTTGAAATTTTTAGTGGTAGATTCTTTGTTTGCAGTAATCATTGCCATACTTGCTCAAGTTGCTATTCCGCTTGGGCCGATTCCACTTACTGGGCAAACATTTGCGATTGGACTAGCCGCAACAATTCTCGGAGCTAGACACGGTACTATTTCTGTTTTAGTTTACATAGTTCTTGGTGCTGTTGGAATCCCTGTTTTTCAAGGAATGACGGCAGGAATTGGGATTATTTTTGGACCAACTGGCGGATTTATTATTGGTTTTATTTTCAATGCCCTACTTACAGGTTGGCTGCTTGAAAAAACCAAATTCACCGTTCCATTTGCTATCATCGCCAATATTCTAGGAGCAATCGTCACGCTTATCTTTGGTGTATTATGGTTAAAAGTAAGTACTGGACTTGATTGGCCAGCCGCCTTTTTGACTGGGATGGTACCATTTATTATTCCTGGCATTATTAAAGCTGTTTTTGCTGCGATTTTAGGTATTCTTATCCGGGATCGTTTACTAAAAGCCAAATTACTTAAAGCTTCATAA
- a CDS encoding GNAT family N-acetyltransferase, giving the protein MDFQIRKATNLDAEAIQHVAITSWHHTYQDLIPNDVQDGFLEKFYNVETLHNRISATPFAVLEQDNKVLGFANFIELEKGKSELAAFYLLPEVTKRGLGTELLEVGMTLFHVPLPMFVNVEKGNETAIHFYVAKGFVKVEEFTEDFYGYPLETIRMNLNHHAFEEE; this is encoded by the coding sequence ATGGACTTTCAGATTAGAAAAGCAACAAATTTAGATGCTGAAGCCATTCAACATGTAGCGATTACATCGTGGCACCATACCTATCAAGATTTAATCCCAAATGATGTACAAGACGGCTTTTTAGAAAAATTTTATAACGTGGAAACACTTCACAATCGCATTTCTGCGACTCCTTTTGCTGTTTTAGAACAAGATAATAAAGTGCTTGGATTTGCGAATTTTATTGAGCTTGAAAAAGGAAAAAGCGAGCTTGCGGCGTTTTATTTACTGCCAGAAGTAACTAAGCGAGGTCTTGGTACAGAGCTTTTAGAAGTGGGAATGACCTTATTTCACGTGCCATTGCCGATGTTTGTTAACGTAGAAAAAGGAAACGAAACAGCTATCCATTTTTACGTGGCAAAAGGGTTTGTTAAAGTGGAAGAATTTACAGAGGATTTTTATGGCTATCCACTAGAAACAATTCGAATGAACTTAAATCATCATGCATTTGAAGAAGAATAA
- a CDS encoding ABC transporter ATP-binding protein, with translation MIKLMKRLKPYWLSITVVLVLTFGQVIGQLYLPTLMSNIIDKGVVEGDTDYIWSTGMQMLLISFASVILSVIVVFLASRISMGFGKDLRDKIFTKVEDFSLQEFDKVGTSSLITRTTNDVVQIQNVLYMMMRLMVMAPIMLLGGIIMAVGRDAKLSLIFVVVLPLLLILVVVLGSKAMPMFKSLQKKMDKLNRVIREGLTGIRVVRSFNRNEDELEKFEEANADYATTAIKVNRLLSLMSPLMMLLMNLTSIAIVWIGSIFIGNGDMEVGDLMAFIQYAMQIMMSFMMLSAVFIMIPRAGASAERINEVLDMEAEILNPANPKTSTPPAKLSFENVTFRYEGAEKPVIENINFEAKAGETVAIIGSTGAGKSTLINMIPRFYDVESGVVKINGIDVREMDQSSLRQKIGLVPQKAVLFTGTIASNMRYGKEDATDEEIWEALRTAQAENFVSKQTNGLDSRVEQGGNNFSGGQKQRLSIARSLIRKPEIYIFDDSFSALDFKTDAKLREALKKETTEAVTLIVAQRITSVVNSDQIIVLNEGKVAGIGTHEELKENNQIYQEIMRSQLSEEEIA, from the coding sequence ATGATTAAATTAATGAAAAGATTAAAACCTTATTGGCTGAGTATTACAGTCGTATTAGTTCTTACTTTCGGACAAGTTATTGGTCAACTTTATTTACCGACGTTAATGTCCAACATTATTGACAAAGGAGTCGTGGAAGGAGATACCGATTACATTTGGTCGACGGGTATGCAGATGCTCTTGATATCATTCGCTTCTGTTATCTTATCTGTTATTGTCGTTTTTCTTGCATCAAGAATTTCGATGGGATTTGGGAAAGACTTGCGAGACAAAATTTTCACAAAAGTTGAGGATTTTTCGTTACAGGAGTTTGATAAGGTAGGGACTTCCTCGCTTATTACAAGAACGACTAATGATGTTGTTCAAATCCAAAATGTGCTTTATATGATGATGCGGCTAATGGTGATGGCGCCGATTATGTTACTCGGCGGGATTATTATGGCAGTTGGACGGGATGCGAAATTATCACTAATTTTTGTTGTCGTTCTTCCATTATTACTTATTTTAGTAGTGGTTCTTGGTAGTAAAGCAATGCCAATGTTTAAATCACTTCAAAAGAAAATGGATAAACTCAACCGTGTTATTCGTGAAGGTTTAACAGGGATTCGCGTTGTTCGTTCCTTCAATCGTAATGAAGACGAGCTGGAAAAATTTGAAGAAGCGAATGCGGACTATGCAACTACTGCAATCAAGGTCAACCGACTACTTTCACTTATGAGTCCGCTAATGATGCTACTTATGAACTTAACATCTATCGCCATTGTTTGGATTGGTTCGATTTTTATTGGAAATGGTGATATGGAAGTAGGGGACTTGATGGCGTTTATTCAATACGCTATGCAAATTATGATGTCATTTATGATGCTTTCTGCTGTATTTATCATGATTCCACGTGCCGGTGCTTCTGCAGAACGTATTAATGAAGTGCTAGACATGGAAGCAGAAATACTTAACCCAGCTAATCCAAAAACAAGTACACCTCCAGCAAAACTTTCTTTTGAAAACGTGACTTTCCGTTATGAAGGTGCTGAAAAACCTGTTATTGAAAACATTAACTTTGAAGCAAAAGCGGGCGAAACAGTAGCTATTATCGGAAGTACCGGTGCTGGTAAATCTACTTTGATCAATATGATTCCGCGTTTTTATGATGTCGAAAGTGGTGTTGTAAAAATAAATGGAATCGATGTGCGTGAAATGGATCAATCTAGTTTGCGCCAAAAAATTGGGCTTGTTCCACAAAAAGCAGTTTTATTCACCGGGACAATAGCTTCCAACATGCGCTATGGTAAAGAAGATGCGACTGATGAAGAAATCTGGGAAGCACTTCGAACTGCTCAAGCGGAAAATTTTGTTTCTAAACAGACAAATGGACTTGATAGTCGCGTAGAACAAGGTGGTAATAACTTCTCTGGTGGACAGAAACAACGTCTTTCGATTGCGCGTTCTTTAATTAGAAAACCAGAAATTTATATCTTTGACGATAGTTTTTCGGCACTTGATTTTAAAACAGATGCCAAACTTCGGGAAGCTTTGAAGAAAGAAACGACCGAAGCTGTAACTCTTATCGTCGCACAACGAATTACCTCTGTTGTGAATTCCGACCAAATCATTGTCTTAAATGAAGGTAAAGTTGCCGGAATTGGCACACATGAAGAATTAAAAGAAAACAACCAGATTTATCAAGAAATCATGAGGTCACAGCTGTCAGAGGAGGAAATCGCATGA
- a CDS encoding Crp/Fnr family transcriptional regulator: protein MSLLNEENSFYNTDLLDLLKDSNEAVLPYKRIRFRRNQKILTEGEETTYFYVIGDGVVSMSKNTCKEDSIITFLGKNDAIGPLTMLGGAKSPVNYTTISEVSVYQFERKYVLGKFLSSPDVFWQMNTLMQSMVQPILEREAYVNLPSNEKVLAGLIACGERFGRIESDGSCLIPYYFTQKILGNYLNLARAYVATNLRKLEEEGIITLSPKPWRINDFSIQKQKLNTTYKTYL, encoded by the coding sequence ATGTCATTATTAAACGAGGAAAATAGCTTTTACAACACAGATTTGCTTGATTTGTTAAAAGATTCCAATGAAGCAGTTCTTCCATATAAAAGAATTCGCTTTAGACGCAACCAAAAGATTTTAACAGAAGGTGAAGAAACCACTTACTTCTATGTTATTGGAGATGGAGTCGTCTCCATGAGTAAAAACACATGTAAAGAAGACAGCATCATTACCTTTTTAGGAAAAAATGATGCCATCGGACCGCTTACGATGCTTGGTGGCGCTAAATCACCTGTTAACTACACGACAATTAGCGAAGTCAGCGTATATCAATTTGAGCGTAAGTATGTTCTTGGTAAATTTTTAAGCTCCCCAGATGTTTTTTGGCAAATGAATACGTTAATGCAAAGTATGGTTCAACCTATTTTAGAACGAGAAGCTTACGTCAATTTACCTTCTAATGAAAAAGTTTTAGCTGGGTTAATTGCATGCGGGGAACGTTTTGGAAGAATTGAATCAGACGGATCATGTTTAATTCCATATTATTTTACACAAAAAATCTTGGGTAATTATTTAAATTTAGCGCGTGCTTATGTCGCGACTAATTTACGTAAGTTGGAAGAAGAAGGAATCATCACGTTATCGCCTAAACCGTGGCGCATTAATGATTTTTCGATTCAAAAACAGAAATTAAATACTACATATAAAACTTATTTGTAA
- a CDS encoding HAAS signaling domain-containing protein, with product MNKQDFLNELNQRLELLDPRERRELLSDYQEHFRNGLAEGKSEEQIVFDLGTPEEIATDILSERDIKEEPVENDYYYVPRKNYNGDRSKGKQILIGVGLFFLDVCLIIPILISLWAISISVWVTVGACLVSPILLGVGLIFGMGYEMYQLFVSIGLVGFGLMLLLVASLLFQFVKKATIGIIQWHKYAVKGGGENA from the coding sequence ATGAATAAACAAGATTTTTTAAACGAACTAAATCAACGTCTAGAATTGCTTGATCCGAGAGAGCGTAGAGAGCTGCTTTCTGATTATCAAGAGCATTTCAGAAATGGACTTGCGGAAGGTAAGAGTGAGGAACAAATTGTATTTGACCTCGGAACGCCGGAAGAAATCGCGACAGATATTTTGAGTGAGCGCGATATTAAAGAAGAACCTGTAGAAAATGATTACTACTATGTCCCAAGAAAAAATTATAATGGTGACCGCTCCAAAGGAAAGCAAATATTGATTGGTGTAGGTTTGTTTTTCTTAGATGTTTGCCTAATCATCCCAATTCTTATCTCACTTTGGGCTATTTCGATTTCAGTATGGGTGACAGTTGGAGCATGCTTAGTTTCGCCAATACTTCTTGGAGTAGGACTTATATTTGGGATGGGCTATGAAATGTATCAATTGTTTGTTTCCATTGGACTTGTAGGATTTGGATTAATGTTACTATTAGTAGCAAGTCTATTATTCCAATTCGTAAAAAAAGCAACGATTGGAATCATTCAGTGGCATAAATATGCAGTAAAAGGAGGCGGAGAAAATGCCTAA
- a CDS encoding rhodanese-like domain-containing protein produces MYQSITANDLEQELKVNPRNILDVRDAADFAEGHIPNAINIPINDLPEKYNKLDSEHAYTIICYAGGRSERASQFLAAEGFDVTNVMGGMGAWHGEVSK; encoded by the coding sequence ATGTATCAATCTATAACAGCAAATGACTTGGAACAAGAATTAAAAGTAAATCCAAGAAATATATTAGATGTAAGAGATGCGGCAGATTTTGCAGAAGGACATATTCCAAATGCAATCAATATCCCGATAAATGACCTGCCAGAGAAATATAATAAACTCGATAGCGAGCATGCTTATACGATTATTTGTTATGCAGGAGGACGCTCAGAACGCGCAAGTCAGTTTTTGGCAGCAGAAGGTTTTGATGTAACGAATGTCATGGGTGGCATGGGAGCTTGGCACGGTGAAGTTAGTAAATAA
- a CDS encoding ABC transporter ATP-binding protein: MSAATPGPGGGMRMQTNAKPKNFKQTLFRLLGYMKPRSVAIIVVFIFAILSTIFNIFSPKELGKATTEIFKGVMTSEGIDNDKIFNILMLVLVLYLGSSLFSFIQQYVMSSVAQRTVYDMRKDLKAKMARLPLKYYDTRSNGDILSRSVNDMDNIANTLQQSLTQAITAIVQMIGVLIMMLTISWQITLIVLVTVPISIILVAIIAGRSQRYFGAQQRNLGILNDTVEETYGGQTIIKAFGQEKKTLVKFDEVNEDYYKAAKKAQFISGIMMPVMQFVGNLGYVGVCVAGGIFVTNGTLQVGDIQSFTQYVQLFTQPISSVANIANIIQSTIASAERVFEMMDEEEEKDEIPANINQVAGEENSIVFDHVKFGYTPDKPLMTDLNIHVEEGQMVAIVGPTGAGKTTIINLLMRFYDVDGGSIRMKGIDTRDMTKDAVREKFGMVLQDTWLFNGTIADNIAYGREGATKEEVIGAAKAAYADDFIRRLPNGYDTVLNEEGSNISQGQKQLLTIARAILSDPSILILDEATSSVDTRTELNIQLAMGNLMEGRTSFVIAHRLSTIRDADLILVMNHGSVIEQGTHADLLEAKGFYADLYNSQFTGAQAV; this comes from the coding sequence ATGAGTGCAGCAACACCAGGTCCAGGCGGTGGAATGAGAATGCAAACCAATGCCAAACCGAAAAACTTTAAACAAACTTTATTCCGGCTACTTGGCTATATGAAACCCCGTTCTGTCGCAATTATTGTCGTATTTATCTTTGCGATTCTGTCCACGATTTTTAATATTTTCAGCCCGAAAGAACTTGGGAAAGCAACAACTGAAATTTTCAAAGGCGTGATGACTTCAGAGGGAATTGACAACGATAAGATTTTTAACATCTTAATGCTTGTTTTAGTACTTTATCTAGGAAGTTCTTTATTCAGTTTTATTCAACAATATGTAATGTCGAGTGTGGCACAGCGTACTGTTTATGATATGCGTAAAGATTTAAAAGCGAAAATGGCTCGGCTTCCGCTGAAATATTATGATACACGTTCAAATGGTGATATTTTAAGTCGTTCTGTTAATGACATGGATAATATCGCGAATACACTTCAACAATCACTTACACAAGCAATTACAGCAATTGTACAAATGATTGGTGTCTTGATTATGATGCTAACGATTAGTTGGCAGATTACATTGATTGTTCTTGTGACCGTGCCAATTAGTATTATTTTAGTAGCAATTATTGCCGGTAGATCTCAACGTTACTTTGGTGCGCAACAACGTAATCTAGGTATTTTGAATGATACAGTGGAAGAAACATACGGTGGCCAAACGATTATTAAAGCATTTGGCCAAGAAAAGAAAACCTTAGTTAAGTTTGATGAAGTAAATGAAGATTATTATAAAGCAGCGAAAAAAGCACAATTTATCTCTGGTATAATGATGCCAGTAATGCAATTTGTAGGAAACTTAGGCTATGTGGGTGTCTGTGTAGCTGGGGGGATTTTTGTTACTAACGGAACACTACAAGTAGGGGATATTCAATCATTTACACAATATGTCCAATTGTTTACGCAACCTATCTCTAGTGTCGCAAATATCGCTAACATCATTCAATCCACTATCGCATCTGCTGAACGTGTTTTTGAAATGATGGACGAAGAAGAAGAAAAAGATGAAATTCCAGCAAACATTAATCAAGTGGCTGGTGAAGAAAATAGTATCGTTTTTGACCACGTGAAATTTGGTTATACTCCAGATAAACCACTCATGACAGATTTGAATATTCATGTTGAAGAAGGTCAAATGGTGGCAATTGTAGGTCCAACTGGTGCTGGTAAAACAACGATTATTAACTTATTGATGCGTTTTTATGATGTCGATGGTGGTTCTATCCGAATGAAAGGCATTGATACACGAGATATGACCAAAGATGCTGTCCGTGAGAAATTCGGTATGGTACTTCAAGATACTTGGTTATTCAACGGAACAATTGCTGACAACATCGCATATGGTCGTGAAGGCGCAACGAAAGAAGAAGTTATCGGAGCTGCTAAAGCGGCATACGCTGACGATTTCATTCGCCGACTACCAAACGGCTATGATACTGTCTTAAATGAAGAAGGTTCGAATATTTCTCAAGGTCAAAAGCAATTATTAACGATTGCACGGGCGATTTTGTCTGATCCATCTATCTTAATTCTTGATGAAGCGACTTCTAGTGTGGATACTCGGACAGAATTAAATATTCAACTAGCGATGGGGAACTTAATGGAAGGACGCACAAGTTTTGTTATTGCACATCGACTTTCAACCATTCGTGATGCTGACTTAATTTTAGTAATGAATCATGGTAGCGTTATTGAACAAGGAACTCATGCTGATTTACTAGAGGCAAAAGGTTTCTATGCGGACCTTTATAACAGTCAATTTACTGGTGCACAAGCAGTTTGA
- a CDS encoding DUF4870 domain-containing protein: protein MLDKKTISALSYFSIFFGPVITPSIIWLSNKDKETTHHAKWALLTQTTFVIGMGIIILLYNYVPFSTNSADTVHFLSLATVFFIVVLNVTIILFNLIRGISCIVKHLEDNWARC from the coding sequence ATGTTAGATAAAAAAACAATTAGCGCTTTGAGTTATTTCAGTATTTTCTTTGGTCCGGTTATCACGCCTAGCATTATTTGGCTTTCGAATAAAGATAAAGAAACAACACACCATGCCAAATGGGCGTTATTAACCCAGACTACGTTTGTTATTGGGATGGGCATTATTATTCTGCTTTATAACTATGTTCCTTTTAGTACGAATAGTGCAGATACTGTGCATTTCTTATCGTTAGCTACTGTATTTTTCATCGTGGTGCTTAATGTGACAATCATTCTTTTCAACTTGATTCGAGGTATTTCCTGTATTGTAAAGCATTTGGAAGATAACTGGGCTAGATGTTAA
- a CDS encoding MarR family winged helix-turn-helix transcriptional regulator, producing the protein MSSKNQDLGHSVIKAFMNFKHAELKSFQIPGYSKSETRFIFILSRGLKSQGPKIRVSDLGHMLRISKPSVTQMIQSLEGKGLIKRVQNPDDKRSMYVELTDLGADVSKKMLDEFQVSFEDMQEFLGEEDMTKLITLLEKLTDYLNTKSENKEA; encoded by the coding sequence ATGTCTTCCAAAAATCAAGACTTGGGGCACTCGGTTATCAAGGCTTTTATGAATTTTAAGCATGCTGAATTAAAGAGTTTTCAAATCCCAGGATATAGTAAATCTGAGACCAGATTTATTTTTATTTTGTCACGTGGTCTTAAAAGTCAAGGTCCGAAAATCCGTGTTTCCGATCTTGGTCATATGCTTCGAATCTCCAAACCGAGCGTAACCCAAATGATACAATCGCTCGAAGGAAAAGGACTCATAAAACGTGTGCAAAACCCAGATGACAAGCGTTCGATGTATGTAGAACTCACAGATCTTGGCGCAGATGTATCTAAAAAAATGTTAGATGAGTTTCAAGTTAGTTTTGAAGATATGCAAGAATTTTTGGGAGAAGAAGACATGACAAAATTGATTACGCTCTTAGAGAAACTTACAGATTACTTAAACACAAAATCCGAAAATAAGGAGGCATAA